The following proteins are encoded in a genomic region of Rubrobacter xylanophilus DSM 9941:
- a CDS encoding glycerophosphodiester phosphodiesterase yields MSPSLRFPFSSTVPIAHRGAHGDGRPENSLEAVERAVELSVPGVEFDVCNLRDGEMVVSHDVRVRVGEKTISLPATRSDSLEDAGRDGLPPRLEPFLELVARSDVFLNLDWKGVAHESRIGRLLGRYRLEERTIVSSLDHRALSRLKQDFPKVATGLSVGPLAAATRDPERLPEEVLSRARHSRTDAVMLNKRLASEELVEAARRKKTGVFFWTARDEEEYESLLGYSPDGIATDSVSRGPRSAPELQGQK; encoded by the coding sequence ATGAGCCCCTCCCTCAGGTTCCCCTTCTCCTCCACCGTGCCGATCGCCCACCGGGGCGCCCACGGCGACGGCCGCCCGGAGAACTCGCTGGAGGCGGTGGAGCGCGCGGTGGAGCTCTCGGTCCCCGGGGTGGAGTTCGACGTGTGCAACCTCCGGGACGGCGAGATGGTGGTCTCCCACGACGTCCGGGTGCGGGTGGGGGAGAAGACGATCTCGCTGCCCGCCACCCGCTCGGACTCGCTGGAGGACGCCGGCCGGGACGGCCTTCCGCCGCGCCTCGAGCCCTTTCTGGAGCTCGTCGCGCGCTCGGACGTCTTTCTGAACCTGGACTGGAAGGGCGTGGCCCACGAGTCCCGCATCGGACGCCTCCTCGGCCGCTACCGGCTCGAGGAGCGCACCATCGTGAGCTCGCTGGACCACAGGGCCCTCAGCCGCCTCAAGCAGGACTTCCCGAAGGTCGCCACCGGGCTCTCCGTCGGACCCCTCGCGGCCGCCACCCGCGACCCCGAGCGGCTCCCGGAGGAGGTGCTCTCCCGCGCCCGCCACAGCCGCACCGACGCCGTCATGCTCAACAAGCGCCTCGCCTCCGAAGAGCTCGTGGAGGCCGCCCGCCGCAAGAAGACCGGGGTGTTCTTCTGGACCGCCCGCGACGAGGAGGAGTACGAGAGCCTCCTCGGCTACTCCCCCGACGGGATAGCGACCGACTCCGTGAGCCGCGGCCCCCGGAGTGCACCTGAGCTTCAGGGTCAGAAGTAA